Proteins co-encoded in one Arachis hypogaea cultivar Tifrunner chromosome 13, arahy.Tifrunner.gnm2.J5K5, whole genome shotgun sequence genomic window:
- the LOC112736695 gene encoding uncharacterized protein, producing MRKKLDTRFPAARIKKIMQADEDVGKIAMAVPLLVSKALELFLQDLCNRTYDITLRRGAKTMTALHLKHCVQTFNVFDFLKDILNKVPDLGGSGATGDDRSIPKRRKVAEGDDNDSDEEQKRNKMLEARNTSGRGRGRGRGRGRGRGHRTADHDHEMILHVKFEDESDVLKQNGKHTHSSESPENVLEHEEVKPSLSVSRQAEACVRNIDLNMAPVDEDMDSFDTQAPVPVMDSSDTQAPVPVMDSSDTPTPVPTTSSAKQRVEEKHEEYPGWSFSDMEKMSIDTIQLANINGRIDEDDEDYDEET from the exons ATGAGGAAGAAACTGGATACACGTTTCCCTGCT GCTAGGATTAAGAAAATCATGCAAGCTGATGAGGATGTAGGGAAGATTGCTATGGCTGTGCCTCTTCTAGTTT CTAAAGCATTAGAGCTATTCCTGCAAGATTTGTGTAATAGGACATATGATATAACTCTTAGGAGAGGGGCAAAGACCATGACTGCTTTGCATTT AAAGCATTGTGTCCAGACATTTAATGTGTTTGATTTTCTGAAAGATATTCTCAACAAGGTTCCTGATTTAGGTGGTTCTGGTGCGACGGGTGATGATCGTTCTATCCCTAAGAGGAG GAAAGTTGCGGAAGGTGATGATAATGACAGCGATGAGGAGCAAAAGAGAAATAAGATG CTAGAGGCCAGAAATACTAGTGGCAGAGGAAGGGGTAGGGGGAGAGGTAGAGGTCGTGGCCGAGGACATAGAACAGCAGATCATGATCATGAAATGATTTTGCATGTCAAGTTTGAAGATGAATCTGATGTATTGAAGCAAAATGGCAAGCACACACACAGCAGTGAAAGCCCGGAAAATGTGTTGGAACATGAAGAAGTTAAGCCGAGTTTGTCAGTTAGCAGGCAAGCCGAAGCGTGTGTAAGGAATATCGACTTAAATATGGCTCCAGTTGATGAAGATATGGATTCATTCGACACACAAGCTCCAGTCCCAGTAATGGATTCATCGGACACACAAGCTCCAGTCCCAGTAATGGATTCATCAGATACACCAACTCCTGTCCCGACTACCTCATCTGCGAAACAGAGAGTAGAAGAGAAGCACGAGGAATACCCTGGATGGTCCTTTTCGGACATGGAAAAAATGAGCATCGACACCATTCAGTTGGCGAACATAAACGGAAGGATAGATGAAGACGACGAAGATTATGACGAAGAAACATAG